From one Methylomonas paludis genomic stretch:
- a CDS encoding ArsC family reductase: protein MWTVYGIKNCDSVKKARLWLESRQIPYRFHDYRVDGLDRAVLQDFIDRLGVDAVLNQRSTSWRELSAEQKSDLNQAKALELMLDMPTLIKRPILDTGNQLIAGFSADLYAVLS from the coding sequence ATGTGGACTGTTTACGGCATCAAGAATTGCGACAGCGTTAAAAAAGCTCGGCTCTGGCTGGAAAGCCGGCAGATTCCTTATCGCTTCCACGATTATCGGGTGGACGGCCTGGATCGTGCTGTGCTGCAGGATTTTATCGACCGGTTGGGGGTGGATGCGGTATTAAATCAGCGCAGCACTAGCTGGCGGGAACTCAGTGCCGAGCAAAAATCCGATTTAAACCAGGCAAAAGCGCTGGAGCTGATGCTGGACATGCCTACTCTAATCAAGCGCCCCATACTGGATACTGGTAATCAGCTGATTGCCGGGTTTTCTGCCGATCTTTATGCCGTTTTATCATGA